From the Lepidochelys kempii isolate rLepKem1 chromosome 2, rLepKem1.hap2, whole genome shotgun sequence genome, one window contains:
- the XIRP1 gene encoding xin actin-binding repeat-containing protein 1 isoform X5 — protein MERDDKPRQPQSFHAAFGSPESRSAHRAVALRRNSVSALVARYQNILDCESASSKQDNCKSNSRRQQWSAATSTGKDSARKEVKLSGKSKTPISKVPDTAYDSAVGKHFERTQSVLDNTRRILHQGHGKPSSPSVKERSALYLSETAAHAVSLPKSNTTKESTAHRLDSQKASKMAELQNQTSSKVNGKKMEEDLPPPPPPLQDSFQASTSLVGSQDSNPRPPPKGSFSKFYQQRQVNELKRLYRHMHPELRKNLEEAVTEDLAEMLSTEDPSAQASVNLDAVLPGEVQSMRWIFENWTLDSIGEHQPTKTLAEEEPIPSGDVKSTSRRFESQSLNGDRLSALTKVPTTVHTKGDVHTARWLFETQPLDSLNKMYSDETDVQEAVLKEPVQKGDVKGAKQLFETYSLEALGHYSSVEEQSILQLKSEIQELKGNVKKTIKLFQTEPLCAIRDKTGNIHEIKSVCREEIQSNAVRTARWLFETQPLDTINKDTSKVKIIRGISLEEAGRGNVSGARWMFETQPLDVIKELTVEEKDFRASMDFVDGADVSKQRLLFETQPLDSLKGEVSDSSPAKEEVIGGDVKSTLWLFETQPMETLKDNFEVGHLKRVGILEEERGDVKQRKHVFETCPLSSISKASSEDPLSASNVQEVMKGDVKSFKNLFETLPLDSIKQSDAEPITKQEEEIPAGNVKANQVLFETIPLYAIKDSFGNFHKVTSVSREQVMSGDVKNYKWMFETKPLDQFDDSTKKVDIIRGITKQEVIAGDVRTAKWLFETQPIDVIHHQANQGEEHSSVKREVTQQGDVKTCRWLFETQPIDTLYEKVEKKQEGESSVPQADVKSYTWMFETQPLDSLKGQEEQFLQVGKAYCQDDLQGVNVKTVRHLFETEPLVTNASSETDSKKMVRYSSHVEIQSGEVSRVKEFFETKPLDVLGKLAAATKENGVPADGNIEAGSVHKFTWLFENFPMDTLKNNTEGIQEIPPEKDIEGGDIGGKRFIFETYSLDQIHDKVDETEIKRIQEETMSKASIKSCTMLFESQPLYAIQDKEGEYHEVTSLKKEEIMKGDLKGARWLFETKPLDQIKKEEEVFVIRAVTQEDIKKGDIQSARWRFETEPLDSFSGGKRCVARTVDDVQKGDVQTNKQLFESQPVSQKKYVRMVSVSDVQQGNVRTSTWLFENQPIDSLKGESEASSSMTTVQREDSQKGDVKRCTWLFETQPMDSLKDPKGSASTNAPEVVPHADVKSTTWLFETTPLDKLSSSKHRTETEVKERTVRETLEGLCACQAIQHDGILIEANDVGSVRMVKYQFSRQTTPEIQKEEIVGGNLQRIMLQLLHRTNVEAQGMLVEEDEEGKIKVSPLQLLDPSEADKSKEELRDDVAKALQSLLSQDASIKKGMVMQETEVGSVKMTIYSLLHHSIQQEVVKGDVKSTIGNLLASSQEQRMMATIRREDNEKGNVQLYTSCIEKGDLDYLKNLQRESEIESLISSQADQEPAEFIQQDVQGANMHALQQEEPADKVTEDVGQGGIKGTKRVLMCEGVSKENMLERKAVHAGDTDSTVQCLGQNLSRPTGVGKEDIVCGDIQATTQSLKKAKNVNKKAEREERVSRDVKEVKIAPQGAASTKVVAQKDDMARSQRSVAGETSQMTKNMEEAALGSDLQAAMQSLRLATAEAKSIQHQVQSKLHKSTEQIHLASKQQAPSISGTMTMQSTVCQQECAPPKQHQASATIRDQESSKSHASASQKSMTSHKKVSTSEEVQGGQHLCQESQGVPSADVSVKDGLFTAKPVKPYVSPFIESDYKEQSVQEEREQDVMLRGDVKTAIRALQSAATEQRQVEKEDVVRGNLKATLQSLEKSNVNVSKGDFKAAMIYRNAGQSYSICKKENDTQSISNQTAVVTSGSQSDNDFPPPPPVAVMKTKCCPPMTQARESAPSQPSKKDEALGCSAPMHNAIPKTLTLASTKANDQRPSEKPAILPKPEITAPPRRKPIPPPKPERFLQEKPSRPASNSKGRLTKLVPPPLPPKPSGLSELSRAKTPPMNQAKDSCCSDALAQMGCGDCQSKCCTPQSPVANAVTVKNQNSEKKAPKDIIKTPLQIAEERYKATKEEQGKQESVDSKTSKPLKNRVAVSETEQVMTKEKATAPRNCCPAEEIPGHRLSSGQENSCTLTSKQEWLDGYLIGLTNPESENKPSTSPKNQATLLRKGSDTALNASPKTESASMSSTDGSWDNQSTTQKTNQRRQEEPSASSHQLSRDLFKEQQQVNSRQGGSLEAKREQFAQKPVVVMREKPCRETEDERLKRLSFHKEEIMKGSVKEAMEIFENLRRQEELQEILTRVKEFEEETFKVDVKALKSFFENVPEWVVHQKAHQVTQQHKAEKAEQTTKEDSDSVSSVELAFEDLERASAEIIHLKEQTLARLLDIEEAIRKALYSVSNLKSESDIAGLSGLFKESLGNAQSPTTSNNIRKISIVSSKAKQEKAAQGMQNAASVESANGSEKTEMLKGELEVPCIIEQRVNSPSSPSYISIESAARKPAESPKMAYSPWDAPLQDYPDMPGKRDTFTQNIFNSLTRKSVGSGECNPAPLQIEQEPIQMKIGSNSIRQHYVSNPECPLSGNSGKEGCALNSSKGSCHGAIKGGFSDYKAPLNISSPQNPRRQKSILELQTGPDGSKLYGATRTVTEQYEEVDEFGNKIITSSTTVTKQSETQTSSTCNVVSPPRYEITASPLLRRYLNSPGEDFHSNGSFQETGVVFVTFGNSKPKK, from the exons TTGAGAGGACACAGTCAGTTTTAGACAACACTAGACGCATACTGCACCAAGGACACGGGAAACCATCCTCTCCCTCCGTGAAGGAGCGGTCAGCTCTCTATCTGTCTGAGACAGCTGCTCACGCAGTCAGCCTCCCAAAGTCT aATACCACAAAGGAGAGCACTGCTCATCGTCTTGACAGCCAGAAAGCAAGCAAG ATGGCAGAGCTTCAGAACCAGACGTCATCTAAAGTGAATGGCAAGAAAATGGAAGAGGACTTACctccacctccccctcccctgcaagacTCCTTCCAGGCCTCTACTTCCCtggttgggagccaggattcAAACCCACGGCCGCCCCCAAAGGGATCCTTCTCAAAGTTCTACCAGCAGCGCCAGGTGAATGAGCTGAAGAGGCTCTATAGGCACATGCACCCTGAGCTGAGGAAGAACCTGGAGGAAGCTGTGACCGAGGACCTGGCGGAAATGCTCAGCACGGAAGATCCCAGTGCCCAGGCCTCAGTGAATCTGGATGCCGTGCTCCCGGGGGAGGTTCAGTCCATGCGCTGGATCTTTGAAAACTGGACGCTAGACTCTATTGGGGAGCATCAACCGACCAAGACGTTGGCGGAGGAGGAACCCATCCCAAGCGGGGATGTGAAAAGCACCTCCCGGAGGTTTGAAAGCCAGTCGTTAAACGGAGACAGGCTGTCTGCGTTGACCAAAGTGCCCACGACAGTCCACACCAAAGGGGACGTGCATACAGCCCGGTGGCTATTCGAAACCCAGCCGCTGGACTCATTAAACAAAATGTACTCAGATGAAACAGACGTGCAGGAGGCAGTTCTCAAGGAGCCTGTTCAAAAAGGGGACGTGAAAGGTGCCAAGCAACTCTTTGAAACCTACTCCCTGGAAGCGCTGGGCCACTACAGCTCAGTGGAGGAGCAAAGTATCCTGCAGCTCAAATCAGAAATCCAGGAGCTAAAGGGCAATGTCAAGAAAACCATCAAGCTGTTCCAGACAGAGCCACTCTGTGCCATCAGAGACAAAACTGGCAACATCCACGAGATCAAATCCGTCTGCAGAGAAGAAATACAGAGCAATGCGGTCAGGACCGCTCGCTGGTTGTTTGAGACTCAGCCACTGGATACCATCAACAAGGACACGTCCAAAGTGAAAATTATCCGGGGGATTTCATTAGAAGAGGCAGGAAGGGGGAATGTCAGTGGAGCAAGATGGATGTTTGAAACTCAGCCACTTGATGTGATCAAAGAATTGACAGTGGAAGAAAAGGATTTCAGGGCTTCCATGGATTTCGTTGATGGGGCAGATGTCAGTAAGCAGCGTCTACTTTTTGAGACCCAACCTCTTGACTCTCTGAAAGGAGAAGTCTCAGACAGCAGCCCAGCCAAGGAAGAAGTCATCGGCGGTGACGTGAAATCTACACTCTGGCTGTTTGAAACCCAACCAATGGAAACCCTAAAAGATAATTTTGAAGTGGGTCATTTAAAGAGAGTGGGGATTTTGGAAGAGGAGAGGGGGGATGTGAAACAAAGAAAGCACGTCTTTGAGACCTGTCCCCTCAGCAGCATCTCAAAGGCATCCTCTGAAGACCCCCTCTCAGCCTCTAATGTACAAGAGGTGATGAAGGGGGATGTTAAATCTTTCAAAAACCTCTTTGAGACTCTCCCATTAGACAGCATTAAGCAGTCTGATGCTGAGCCCATCACCAAACAAGAAGAGGAGATACCAGCTGGGAACGTCAAAGCCAACCAGGTCCTGTTTGAGACAATACCTTTGTATGCCATCAAAGACAGCTTCGGAAACTTCCACAAGGTCACCTCTGTAAGCAGAGAGCAGGTCATGAGCGGCGATGTCAAGAACTACAAATGGATGTTTGAAACCAAACCTTTGGACCAGTTTGATGACAGCACCAAGAAGGTGGATATAATCAGAGGGATCACAAAGCAGGAAGTGATAGCTGGTGATGTCAGAACAGCAAAATGGCTCTTTGAAACCCAGCCCATTGATGTCATCCATCACCAAGCCAACCAAGGAGAAGAGCACTCCTCGGTGAAGAGAGAGGTTACCCAGCAGGGTGATGTGAAGACCTGCAGGTGGCTGTTTGAGACACAGCCAATTGACACCCTGTATGAGAAGGTGGAGAAAAAGCAGGAAGGGGAAAGTTCTGTACCACAGGCTGATGTTAAGTCGTACACATGGATGTTTGAGACCCAGCCCCTGGACTCCCTGAAAGGCCAGGAGGAGCAGTTTTTGCAGGTTGGCAAAGCATACTGCCAAGATGACTTACAAGGAGTCAACGTCAAAACTGTCAGACATCTGTTTGAGACTGAACCACTGGTTACCAATGCCTCCAGCGAGACTGACTCAAAGAAAATGGTCAGGTACTCCAGCCACGTGGAAATACAGTCCGGTGAAGTGTCTCGGGTGAAGGAGTTCTTtgaaaccaaacccttggatgtaCTGGGTAAATTGGCTGCAGCCACAAAAGAGAATGGTGTCCCTGCAGATGGGAACATTGAAGCTGGATCAGTGCACAAGTTCACCTGGCTCTTTGAGAACTTCCCCATGGATACTTTAAAGAACAACACTGAGGGCATACAAGAAATCCCCCCAGAGAAGGATATCGAGGGGGGGGACATCGGAGGCAAGAGGTTCATTTTTGAGACCTACTCCCTAGACCAGATTCATGACAAGGTGGATGAGACGGAGATCAAGAGGATCCAGGAGGAGACAATGAGCAAAGCCAGCATCAAGTCCTGCACCATGCTCTTTGAGAGCCAGCCCCTATATGCCATCCAGGACAAGGAGGGGGAATACCATGAGGTCACCTCACTGAAGAAGGAAGAAATAATGAAAGGTGACTTGAAAGGTGCCCGGTGGCTCTTCGAAACCAAACCTCTGGATCAGAtcaagaaggaggaggaggtgttCGTGATCAGGGCTGTCACCCAAGAGGACATCAAGAAAGGGGATATCCAGTCTGCCCGATGGAGGTTTGAGACGGAGCCTCTCGATTCCTTctctggggggaagaggtgtgtGGCCAGGACAGTGGATGATGTACAGAAAGGGGATGTCCAGACCAACAAGCAGCTTTTCGAGTCTCAGCCGGTGAGCCAGAAGAAATACGTGAGGATGGTCAGCGTCAGCGATGTCCAGCAGGGCAATGTGAGGACGTCCACCTGGCTTTTTGAGAACCAGCCCATCGATTCCCTGAAGGGAGAGTCTGAAGCGAGCTCCAGCATGACCACTGTGCAGAGAGAAGACAGCCAGAAAGGGGATGTGAAGCGCTGCACATGGCTGTTTGAAACTCAGCCCATGGATAGTCTCAAAGACCCCAAGGGGTCTGCCAGCACCAATGCCCCGGAGGTGGTCCCTCATGCTGATGTGAAGAGCACAACATGGCTGTTTGAAACCACCCCTCTGGATAAACTCAGCTCTTCTAAACACAGAACCGAAACTGAGGTGAAAGAGAGGACAGTGAGGGAGACTTTGGAAGGCCTCTGCGCCTGCCAGGCCATCCAGCATGACGGGATCCTCATAGAAGCCAATGACGTAGGGAGCGTGAGGATGGTGAAGTACCAGTTCAGCAGGCAAACTACTCCAGAGATCCAAAAGGAAGAGATTGTGGGAGGCAATTTGCAAAGGATCATGCTGCAACTACTGCACAGGACCAATGTGGAGGCCCAGGGGATGCTGGTGGAGGAGGACGAGGAGGGCAAGATCAAAGTCAGCCCACTGCAGCTACTGGACCCAAGCGAAGCCGATAAAAGCAAAGAGGAGTTGAGGGATGACGTTGCTAAGGCTCTCCAAAGTCTCCTTAGCCAAGATGCCTCCATCAAAAAGGGAATGGTCATGCAAGAGACAGAGGTGGGGTCGGTGAAGATGACTATCtactccctcctgcaccactCCATCCAGCAGGAAGTTGTCAAGGGAGATGTGAAGTCAACCATAGGGAACCTGCTGGCTTCCTCGCAAGAGCAGAGGATGATGGCAACCATCAGACGGGAGGACAACGAGAAGGGGAATGTCCAGCTGTACACCAGCTGCATCGAGAAGGGAGACCTGGACTACCTAAAGAACCTTCAGCGGGAGTCTGAGATAGAGTCCCTCATCTCCTCTCAAGCAGACCAGGAGCCAGCAGAATTCATCCAGCAGGATGTGCAAGGGGCTAATATGCATGCCTTgcaacaggaagagccagcagaTAAAGTGACTGAAGATGTGGGGCAAGGGGGCATTAAGGGGACTAAGAGAGTGCTCATGTGTGAAGGTGTAAGCAAAGAGAACATGTTAGAAAGAAAGGCAGTGCATGCAGGTGACACAGACTCCACTGTGCAGTGTCTTGGGCAAAACCTGAGCCGGCCCACAGGGGTGGGAAAGGAAGATATTGTGTGTGGGGATATTCAGGCAACCACACAATCACTGAAAAAGGCTAAGAATGTCAACaagaaggcagagagagaggagagagtcTCTAGAGATGTGAAGGAAGTGAAGATTGCACCACAGGGAGCAGCCTCCACTAAAGTGGTGGCTCAGAAAGATGACATGGCCAGAAGCCAGCGTTCAGTGGCAGGGGAAACCAGCCAGATGACAAAAAACATGGAGGAGGCGGCCCTTGGAAGTGATCTTCAAGCCGCAATGCAGAGTCTAAGGCTGGCCACAGCTGAGGCAAAAAGCATTCAGCACCAAGTCCAGAGCAAGCTCCACAAGAGCACGGAGCAAATCCATCTCGCCTCTAAGCAGCAGGCACCCAGCATTTCGGGGACAATGACCATGCAATCAACTGTTTGCCAACAGGAATGTGCACCCCCCAAGCAGCATCAAGCCAGCGCCACCATCAGAGACCAGGAGTCATCCAAGTCCCACGCAAGTGCGTCTCAGAAGAGCATGACGTCACACAAAAAGGTCAGTACTTCCGAGGAAGTACAGGGAGGACAGCATTTGTGCCAGGAAAGCCAAGGTGTGCCTAGTGCAGATGTTAGCGTTAAGGATGGTCTGTTTACTGCCAAGCCAGTGAAACCCTATGTAAGCCCTTTTATTGAGTCTGATTACAAAGAGCAATCAGTGCAAGAAGAAAGAGAGCAAGATGTTATGCTCAGAGGGGATGTAAAGACAGCTATCAGAGCACTGCAAAGTGCTGCAACAGAACAGAGACAAGTAGAGAAGGAGGATGTTGTTCGAGGTAACTTAAAGGCCACTCTTCAGTCGCTGGAGAAGTCTAATGTTAATGTCTCCAAAGGGGATTTTAAAGCCGCTATGATATACAGAAATGCAGGGCAGTCATATTCCATATGTAAAAAGGAAAACGATACTCAATCAATTAGTAACCAGACAGCTGTAGTGACTTCAGGGTCCCAGTCTGATAAtgactttcctcctcctcccccagttgCTGTGATGAAAACTAAGTGTTGTCCACCCATGACACAAGCAAGAGAATCTGCCCCTTCCCAACCAAGCAAAAAAGATGAAGCCCTGGGATGTTCTGCACCGATGCACAACGCTATCCCTAAGACCCTCACTCTCGCCTCCACCAAAGCCAATGATCAGAGGCCTTCAGAGAAACCAGCGATTCTCCCCAAACCAGAAATTACTGCCCCACCAAGGAGGAAACCCATTCCACCTCCAAAACCTGAGCGCTTCCTGCAGGAGAAACCTTCACGCCCTGCTAGCAACAGTAAAGGGAGGTTGACAAAGCTAGtcccacccccactgcctcctAAACCTTCAGGCCTGAGCGAGCTAAGCAGAGCAAAAACCCCACCCATGAATCAGGCAAAGGACTCGTGTTGCTCTGATGCCTTAGCACAAATGGGATGTGGGGACTGTCAGTCAAAGTGTTGTACCCCTCAATCACCAGTGGCCAATGCTGTTACTGTAAAGAACCAGAACTCTGAGAAGAAAGCACCAAAAGACATCATCAAAACACCTCTTCAGATAGCAGAGGAAAGGTACAAGGCAACCAAGGAAGAACAGGGCAAGCAAGAGTCAGTAGACTCTAAGACGTCAAAGCCACTTAAAAATCGAGTGGCTGTCTCTGAAACAGAACAGGTGATGACCAAAGAGAAGGCAACAGCTCCAAGGAACTGCTGTCCAGCTGAGGAAATTCCGGGACACAGACTTTCATCTGGCCAAGAGAACAGCTGCACATTAACATCAAAACAAGAATGGCTGGATGGGTATCTGATAGGTCTTACTAACCCCGAGAGTGAGAATAAGCCAAGTACCTCTCCTAAGAATCAAGCTACCCTTCTGAGAAAAGGATCTGATACAGCACTAAATGCCTCACCTAAGACAGAAAGTGCAAGCATGTCTAGTACCGATGGGTCATGGGATAATCAGAGCACCACCCAGAAAACAAATCAGAGAAGACAAGAAGAGCCTTCAGCATCTTCCCATCAGCTTTCCAGGGACCTCTttaaggagcagcagcaggtgaaCAGTAGACAAGGGGGCAGTCTTGAAGCGAAGAGGGAGCAGTTTGCTCAGAAGCCAGTGGTGGTCATGCGAGAAAAGCCCTGCAGAGAAACGGAGGATGAACGTCTCAAGAGGCTGTCTTTCCACAAGGAGGAGATCATGAAGGGCAGCGTCAAGGAGGCTATGGAGATCTTTGAGAATCTGCGAAGGCAGGAGGAGCTGCAAGAGATCCTGACCCGAGTGAAGGAGTTTGAGGAGGAGACATTTAAGGTGGATGTGAAAGCCCTGAAGAGCTTCTTTGAGAATGTCCCAGAATGGGTGGTGCATCAGAAGGCTCACCAAGTGACGCAGCAGCACAAGGCTGAGAAGGCCGAGCAAACGACGAAGGAAGACTCTGACAGCGTCTCCTCTGTGGAGCTGGCTTTTGAAGACCTGGAGAGGGCAAGTGCTGAGATCATCCACCTGAAGGAGCAGACGTTAGCTAGGTTGCTGGACATTGAGGAGGCCATTAGGAAAGCTCTCTATTCTGTTTCTAATCTAAAGTCAGAATCAGACATAGCTGGGCTCTCTGGGCTCTTCAAGGAGTCTCTGGGGAACGCCCAGAGCCCTACAACCAGCAACAATATCCGTAAGATCAGCATAGTCTCCAGCAAAGCCAAGCAAGAGAAAGCAGCACAAGGGATGCAGAACGCAGCATCTGTGGAAAGTGCAAATGGGTCCGAAAAGACGGAGATGCTCAAAGGAGAGTTAGAGGTCCCCTGCATCATTGAGCAGCGAGTAAATTCTCCATCGTCTCCTTCTTATATCTCCATTGAGTCTGCAGCCAGAAAGCCTGCTGAATCACCCAAGATGGCATATTCCCCCTGGGATGCCCCCTTACAAGATTATCCCGACATGCCAGGAAAAAGGGACACATTCACTCAGAACATCTTTAACTCATTAACTCGCAAATCAGTGGGGTCCGGTGAATGCAATCCAGCTCCCTTGCAGATTGAACAGGAGCCCATCCAGATGAAGATAGGATCAAACTCAATTAGGCAACACTATGTCAGCAACCCCGAGTGTCCGCTTAGTGGCAACAGTGGCAAAGAGGGCTGCGCACTGAACTCATCCAAAGGCAGCTGCCATGGTGCAATCAAAGGAGGCTTTTCTGACTACAAAGCTCCCCTGAACATTTCTAGCCCACAGAATCCAAGGAGGCAGAAAAGCATATTAGAACTGCAGACAGGTCCGGATGGATCCAAGCTTTACGGAGCCACCAGAACTGTGACCGAGCAGTACGAGGAGGTGGATGAGTTCGGAAACAAGATCATCACTTCATCCACCACCGTCACCAAACAATCAGAGACCCAAACCTCCTCCACGTGCAATGTGGTCTCTCCTCCCCGGTATGAGATAACCGCCTCGCCCCTCCTTCGGAGGTACCTAAACAGTCCTGGTGAAGACTTCCACTCCAACGGCAGCTTCCAGGAAACAGGGGTGGTCTTTGTCACTTTTGGCAACTCCAAGCCAAAGAAATAG